Genomic segment of Pseudothermotoga sp.:
ACGTACAGGTACGTTGATTCAACCTACGGTACTCGCTCAGGTGCCGAAAGGAACGTTCATCATGACCGAAGAACTTTTTGGACCAGCCGTGGCAGTCAACGAGTTCGAAAGCCTTGAAGAAGCCATCCACGAAGCCAATTCGACTAAATATGGCTTGCAAGCTGCAATATTCACGAACAACTTGCAAGAAGCTTTCAAAGCCATAGAGGAACTCCAGTTTGGAGGGGTCATCGTCAACGAAACGGCGAGGTACAGAGCAGACTTCATGCCATACGGTGGGTACAAAATGAGCGGCCTGGGAAGAGAAGGCGTCAGATTCGCCATCGAGGAAATGACTGAAATAAAATGCATCGTTGTTGAAACAGGGAAGTGATGCGCATGTTGCGTGTCGAAACTCGCGGTGAAGAGCTTTCCATCACTTTTGGAAACATCGTCTTGAAACACTCACCCAACAAGCCTCTACTGTTCTACGGTTATGGAGAGGCGAATTACTCCATGTCTCACGGTAACTTCAAAATTGAGGATGAACTCTTCTTCAAAATCCCAGCCAAGCGCTTCAGCATAGAGGACTCAAAGATCGTTTTCGATGACTCTGTAGAGATGAAGTTGATCGTTCAAAAAGATCTACTAGTTGTGAGATTGCATCCCTTGAGAAAGCTCAACAGGCTCTGGTTCAGGCTCGACGCTCGTAAGGATGAACATGTCTACGGTTGCGGTGAGCAGTATTCCCACTTCGATCTCAGGGGAAAAAAGGTTCCCATCTTCGTTTCCGAACAAGGTGTTGGTAGGAACAGAAAGGACTTTTTGACGCTCATAGCCGATTTTGTGTACGATGCCGGTGGTGATTGGTACTCAACTTATTTTCCACAACCGCTGTTCGTTTCTTCGAGAAAATACTTCTGTTTTGTTGATGGTTCATCGTACATGATGTTCGATTTCAGCAAAGAAGATTTCTTTGAGTTGATGGTTTGGCAGTTGCCTGTGGACTTATATTTCTCTTCACAAGAGACCTGGGAAGAGCTGTTGAACAAGTTGACAGAAACGCTTGGAAGACAAACCACCCCTCCCGAGTGGATCTATGACGGGATAGTTTTAGGCATCCAAGGTGGCACCGACATCGTTTTGAAAAAGCTCGAAAAGGTGAGATCGAAAGGACTCAAGGTTGCGGGAATTTGGATCCAAGACTGGGAAGGAAGGCGAGTCACGACCTTCGGCAAACAATTGTTCTGGAACTGGTCGTACTCCGAAGAACTCTATCGAGATCTTCCAAAAACCATCGAAAAACTCAAAGGGGAAGGAATCAGAGTGCTTGGATACATCAATCCTTTCTTGGCGCTCGAAGGTGAACTTTACAGAGAGGCTTCCAAGAAAGGTTATCTCGTTAGAAAGAACGATGGAACGGAATACCACGTTGTTATCACCACTTTCCCCGCTGCGATAGTGGATTTAACGAATCCAGAAGCTTTCGAATGGCTCAAGGGTGTGATCAAGAAAAACATGATCGACATCGGTCTGTCGGGTTGGATGGCAGATTACGGGGAGTATCTACCCGCAGATGCAAAATTGTTCAGTGGAGAACCTGCAGAGATTTTTCATAACAAATTTCCCGTAGAATGGGCGAGGTTGAACTACGAAGCTGTGAAAGAATCTGGTAAGCTCGGTGAAATAGTTTTCTTCATGCGTTCTGGGTATCTGAAAAGCGCTCGTCATACTCCAATGTACTGGCACGGAGATCAGCTAGTTAACTGGTCAAAGGATGATGGTTTACCATCGGTGATTCCTGCCAAACTTTCACTGGCCATGAGCGGTGTGGCTTTTGTGCATTCAGACATCGGTGGTTATACAACACTCGCGAAGAACCTTCCAGAACGCTTGACAGGCTTTAGAACGGTCAGAACCAAGGAGCTCTTCATGCGCTGGGCCGAGTTGAGCGCTTTCGAGCCCATGATGAGGACACACGAGGGAAATTGGCCAGAGGAAAATTGGCAGTTCGACTCAGATGAAGAGACCATCGATCATCTGATCAGGATGGTGAATCTCCACGTCCAACTCAAACCCTACTTTTTGTCTTGTCAGAAAGAATATTTCGAGCGTGGTTTGCCACTGTTTCGACCCATCATGCTCTACTACGATGGAGACGAGTTTAAGACAGAACAATACGAGTTCCTTCTGGGGAGAGACATTTTGGTCGCACCAGTACTGGAAGAAAAAGCTACTGTGAGAAAAGTCATCCTTCCAAACGATGAGTGGGTTCACTATTGGTCTGGCAAAGTTTATAGGGGCGGTGAGCACGAGATAGTGGCTCCGCTCGGCGAGCCACCATTTTTCATCAGGAAGGAGGCAAGAGTGTTTTGAAAGATCTGAAGATAGGAATAGTCGGACTCATGCAACCCAATTTCAGGGGAGACAAAATTTTTGTTTACAAAAGGTGTCTCGAGGAGTTGGATGAACTTTCTCAAGAAATGAGTTTCGAGCTATACTATCTACCAGAACTCATCAGTGAGTTGGCACAAGCACAGCATGCTCTGAATTTGATGATCGAAGAGCGAGTGGATGCACTGTTTGTTCTGAACGCGTCCTTCGCTTCAGGAAAACTTGTCCAGGTTTTCTCGAAACTCGAGGTACCGTTGTGTTTATGGTCTGTGCCGGAACAGACCAGTTCTGGTCCTCTACCTCAAAATTCTTTCTGCGCTATGAATTTGAATGCGAGTATTCTCAAAAGGATCGATCCAAAGAGGAAGTTCAAATGGTTCTACGGTTATCCCAACGATGAACTTTTCAGAACTAGGCTTTCTGTGACTGTGAAAGCCCTCAAAACTCTCAAGAAACTGCGCAAATCAAGAATTTTGCTGGT
This window contains:
- a CDS encoding alpha-glucosidase yields the protein MLRVETRGEELSITFGNIVLKHSPNKPLLFYGYGEANYSMSHGNFKIEDELFFKIPAKRFSIEDSKIVFDDSVEMKLIVQKDLLVVRLHPLRKLNRLWFRLDARKDEHVYGCGEQYSHFDLRGKKVPIFVSEQGVGRNRKDFLTLIADFVYDAGGDWYSTYFPQPLFVSSRKYFCFVDGSSYMMFDFSKEDFFELMVWQLPVDLYFSSQETWEELLNKLTETLGRQTTPPEWIYDGIVLGIQGGTDIVLKKLEKVRSKGLKVAGIWIQDWEGRRVTTFGKQLFWNWSYSEELYRDLPKTIEKLKGEGIRVLGYINPFLALEGELYREASKKGYLVRKNDGTEYHVVITTFPAAIVDLTNPEAFEWLKGVIKKNMIDIGLSGWMADYGEYLPADAKLFSGEPAEIFHNKFPVEWARLNYEAVKESGKLGEIVFFMRSGYLKSARHTPMYWHGDQLVNWSKDDGLPSVIPAKLSLAMSGVAFVHSDIGGYTTLAKNLPERLTGFRTVRTKELFMRWAELSAFEPMMRTHEGNWPEENWQFDSDEETIDHLIRMVNLHVQLKPYFLSCQKEYFERGLPLFRPIMLYYDGDEFKTEQYEFLLGRDILVAPVLEEKATVRKVILPNDEWVHYWSGKVYRGGEHEIVAPLGEPPFFIRKEARVF